GTTCCTCGTCAAGAAGCCTGCGACGGCGCCCTTTGGTTCGAGATCGCAAGGCGCTTACCTCGCCGGAGCAAGAACACTTCTGACGTTGGGACATTGTTCTTTCAGACCCGAGACGAAAGAGAAGACGTCCTCCTCGCCCGGAAGTAAATTCCTTTTGCCCAGTTCATCACAACCAGACCAGGAGGACGAGTCATGCTACGGACGGCGAGTTTGTTCAGTCAACTTCTTCAACACTTTCCGCGGAACGAGTTCCAGATCTTAGTCAAAGAGCACCGAGCGGAATGGCGAGCCAAGGGGTTCTCCTGCTGGAGCCAGTTTATCGCAATGTTGTTCTGTCAGATGGCTCGCGCGGATTCCCTGCGGGAGATTTGCAACGGCTTATCGTGTTGTTTGGGAAAATTGGTTCACCTCGGAGTCGATCGTGCGCCCAATAAGTCGACGCTCTCCTACGCGAACGAGCATCGTCCGGCCGGCCTGTTCGAGAGGCTGTTTTGGATGGCCCTCCAGCGCTTTCGATCCGAGGAAGGGGTGGGTCAACGTAAGCAGAAGTTCCGATTCAAAAATAAGCTCTTGTCGTTAGACTCCACAACGATCTCGCTCTGCTTGGCCTTATTCCCCTGGGCGGAGTTTCGGCGGGCCAAGGGAGGTGTCAAGGTCCACGTGCTCTTGGACCACGACGATTACATGCCCGCCTTTGTCCATATCACCAACGCCAAGATCCACGATGTTCGGATCACCCGGTATCTCTCCCTCCCGGCCGGCTCCATTGTGACGGACGATCGGGGATACAACGACTACAAGCTTTTCGGGACGTGGACGGAGCGCGGAATCTATTTCGTTACGCGGATGAAGGAAAACGCCGTCTACGAAGTGATCGAGAAACGAAAGGTTCCCAAACGCAGCAACATCCTCTCCGACGAAATCATTCGATGGACCGGATTCTACGCCCAAAAACACTGCCCGCAGGCTCTGCGGCGAGTCACGGTATGGGATGAGGAACATCAGAGGGAACTCGTCTTCGTCACCAACCATCTGACGTTTGGCGCCACGACGATCTCCGCGATCTACAAAGATCGTTGGGAGATCGAACTCTTCTTCAAGGCGCTCAAGCAGAACTTGAAAATCAAAACCTTTGTGGGAACCAGCGAAAATGCCCTGCGGATCCAGATTTGGACAGCCTTGATTGCCATGCTGCTCCTCAAGTGGT
The sequence above is a segment of the Bdellovibrionota bacterium genome. Coding sequences within it:
- a CDS encoding IS4 family transposase, translated to MLRTASLFSQLLQHFPRNEFQILVKEHRAEWRAKGFSCWSQFIAMLFCQMARADSLREICNGLSCCLGKLVHLGVDRAPNKSTLSYANEHRPAGLFERLFWMALQRFRSEEGVGQRKQKFRFKNKLLSLDSTTISLCLALFPWAEFRRAKGGVKVHVLLDHDDYMPAFVHITNAKIHDVRITRYLSLPAGSIVTDDRGYNDYKLFGTWTERGIYFVTRMKENAVYEVIEKRKVPKRSNILSDEIIRWTGFYAQKHCPQALRRVTVWDEEHQRELVFVTNHLTFGATTISAIYKDRWEIELFFKALKQNLKIKTFVGTSENALRIQIWTALIAMLLLKWLHHLSKARWSLSNLASMLRLNLFTYRDLRDWLDNPFQTPPLTPPSVQLGLPLPFLGQPITA